The Carnobacterium divergens genome includes a window with the following:
- a CDS encoding WxL domain-containing protein, producing MKLTKISLMGLVVSSSFALTVPAFAESTLKPNEAATDQSQADIFFKQKPVDPDNPNNSGPLMIKRISAIDFGEQLISGNDTTYYANYRDLDKEYDVDGNVIGENMPAYVQVEDNRGTNKGWQLFIKNDGFKTNNAAKTELKAADLTFNVTSVKGATVSNNQPSTLPDQFLKENGVTLTNEYQSLVTATDGRGMGTVDLLMGEKNTNGAVRNQSVSLFVPGSSTKIKDAKYTTTVTWLLMNDPVTAPTK from the coding sequence ATGAAATTAACAAAGATTAGTTTAATGGGGTTAGTTGTTTCATCTAGTTTTGCGCTAACGGTTCCTGCATTTGCAGAATCAACACTTAAACCTAATGAAGCTGCAACAGACCAATCACAAGCAGATATCTTCTTTAAACAAAAACCAGTTGATCCTGACAATCCAAATAACAGTGGACCACTTATGATTAAACGGATTTCTGCCATTGATTTTGGGGAACAACTAATCTCCGGGAATGACACCACATATTATGCAAATTATCGTGATTTAGATAAAGAATATGATGTTGATGGAAATGTCATTGGAGAAAACATGCCTGCTTACGTGCAAGTAGAAGACAATCGTGGAACCAATAAAGGGTGGCAACTATTTATTAAAAATGATGGGTTTAAAACAAATAACGCCGCTAAAACAGAGTTAAAAGCCGCTGATTTAACATTCAATGTTACTTCTGTTAAAGGAGCAACTGTTTCAAATAATCAACCAAGTACATTGCCTGATCAATTTCTTAAAGAAAATGGCGTGACGTTAACAAATGAGTATCAATCACTGGTAACGGCAACGGATGGTAGAGGAATGGGAACGGTTGATTTATTGATGGGTGAAAAAAATACAAATGGAGCGGTGAGAAACCAATCTGTTTCGTTATTTGTACCAGGTTCATCAACTAAAATTAAAGATGCCAAATATACAACAACGGTCACATGGTTATTAATGAATGATCCAGTAACAGCACCAACAAAATAA
- a CDS encoding WxL domain-containing protein produces the protein MKKITLSLVGVFLFSSVFLGTTASAVEEVGKPVKSNGYVNFDYDDEDATLGTLRINKVSKINFGTTPTKGDTVTINSIYSAEDEKDGEFLPLNVQTVDNRGNSAGWQLQVQQTRQFTQLDESNVPITDANKENGTLLDGAELTLTATKATDLSAEKEANRIAPSIFKKVTLSTAKDAGFVTVASAKENEGIGSWNTLFGETSDTIANNNSAVTLKIPGEIKKNKDVSYEAELTWTIVATPEI, from the coding sequence ATGAAAAAAATAACACTAAGTTTAGTAGGCGTTTTTCTTTTTTCATCTGTCTTTTTAGGAACAACAGCATCAGCAGTAGAAGAAGTTGGAAAACCAGTGAAATCAAACGGATATGTAAATTTTGATTACGATGATGAAGATGCAACGCTAGGAACATTACGAATTAATAAAGTATCTAAAATCAACTTCGGTACCACTCCAACTAAAGGAGATACGGTCACAATCAATTCCATTTATTCAGCAGAAGATGAAAAAGATGGAGAGTTTTTACCACTAAATGTTCAAACGGTTGATAATCGCGGAAACAGCGCCGGTTGGCAACTTCAAGTTCAACAAACACGCCAATTCACTCAATTAGATGAATCAAATGTTCCTATTACGGATGCCAATAAGGAAAATGGTACTCTGTTAGATGGAGCTGAGCTAACATTGACAGCAACAAAAGCAACCGATTTATCAGCTGAGAAAGAAGCAAATCGAATTGCTCCTTCTATCTTTAAAAAAGTCACACTATCAACTGCTAAAGATGCAGGTTTTGTGACGGTTGCTTCGGCAAAAGAAAATGAAGGAATTGGAAGTTGGAATACTCTTTTTGGAGAAACTTCAGATACAATTGCTAATAACAACAGCGCAGTTACATTAAAAATACCAGGGGAAATCAAAAAAAATAAAGATGTTAGTTATGAAGCCGAATTAACTTGGACAATTGTTGCAACACCAGAAATCTAA
- a CDS encoding WxL domain-containing protein: protein MKVVIKKSLLGIAAILGLSMLVPHALAAETSSQADSDVDLTYIKNDETTKPIDPSEPKDEIEDKPGTGEKGPLSIDYASSISFAKQKVSGAERIYYALPDFVTVKATGVEKEVPNYVQITDNRGTASGWTLQVKQQNALRSASGSELKGAFLTLNNAYASSKNGQVSDASKPSTRSNVDLVVTNTGEGEFSTLMSAKGEKENQVGQGIGTWTAGFLKNADQTEGVQVTVPANLKINQEKYTTTLVWLLSDTPGN, encoded by the coding sequence ATGAAAGTAGTCATCAAAAAAAGTTTGTTGGGAATAGCAGCAATATTAGGTTTGAGCATGTTAGTGCCTCATGCGTTAGCCGCTGAAACAAGTAGTCAAGCCGATTCAGATGTGGATCTTACGTACATTAAAAACGACGAAACGACAAAACCAATTGATCCGTCAGAACCAAAAGATGAAATTGAAGATAAACCAGGTACAGGAGAAAAAGGTCCGTTAAGCATCGATTATGCCTCTTCAATTTCCTTTGCGAAACAAAAAGTCTCAGGAGCAGAAAGAATTTATTACGCACTTCCAGACTTTGTAACAGTCAAGGCAACGGGAGTTGAAAAAGAAGTACCAAACTATGTCCAAATAACCGATAATCGTGGAACAGCTTCAGGTTGGACGCTTCAAGTGAAACAGCAAAATGCATTAAGATCTGCATCAGGTTCCGAATTAAAGGGCGCATTTCTTACCTTAAACAATGCATATGCTAGTTCTAAAAATGGTCAAGTAAGTGATGCATCGAAACCAAGCACACGCTCAAACGTTGACCTTGTTGTAACCAATACAGGTGAAGGTGAATTCTCGACACTTATGTCTGCTAAAGGGGAAAAGGAAAATCAAGTTGGCCAAGGAATAGGAACATGGACAGCTGGATTTTTAAAAAATGCAGATCAAACTGAAGGGGTTCAAGTAACCGTTCCTGCAAACCTTAAGATCAATCAAGAAAAATATACAACAACGCTTGTCTGGTTATTAAGCGATACGCCAGGCAACTAA
- a CDS encoding LPXTG cell wall anchor domain-containing protein, which produces MKRIINLFVVTLLLSFSFIVQSEAKAESSTESEVGITFEGEEYEPPIFPLPNDDSDISIPLLDPPIQGQLPQTSESVNRGSLLVGLFLVLTAYYLTITKRDVNESKSSI; this is translated from the coding sequence ATGAAAAGAATTATAAACCTATTTGTTGTTACTCTCTTACTTTCTTTTAGTTTTATAGTGCAAAGTGAAGCAAAGGCGGAAAGCTCAACGGAATCAGAGGTAGGAATTACCTTTGAAGGAGAAGAATACGAGCCTCCAATTTTTCCTCTACCTAATGATGATTCAGACATTAGCATTCCATTATTAGACCCACCTATTCAAGGGCAGTTACCACAAACAAGTGAATCTGTTAATCGTGGCTCTTTGTTAGTAGGGTTATTTTTAGTGTTGACTGCTTATTATTTAACAATCACAAAAAGAGATGTTAATGAATCAAAATCAAGCATATAA
- a CDS encoding WxL domain-containing protein → MNLKKLVLVGILSSSILGSSVAFADEANREGNIPSKDTSELKEKEAAKAKSEGEIRFKWEETDPDNPNNSGPLSINRISHIDFGEQFISGDDKVYHALYRAQDVSYDKDGVVEAGKHLPSYIQVKDNRATNAGWGLFVKSNGFHEVDGKTNSAGTSELTGAILSLSATKSIAKSAGNIVPTGLNKKVELGNEGEYHQLVNAAKGEGMGLTDNMLGDELPAPPAGEKNTAITLSVPGNTAKVKDGKYTTELTWLLMSEPSADEMKR, encoded by the coding sequence ATGAACTTAAAAAAATTAGTATTGGTTGGAATTTTAAGCTCTAGTATTTTAGGAAGCTCCGTTGCATTTGCAGATGAAGCTAATCGTGAGGGGAACATTCCGTCAAAAGATACCTCAGAATTAAAAGAAAAAGAAGCAGCTAAAGCAAAATCAGAAGGTGAGATTCGCTTTAAATGGGAAGAAACAGATCCAGATAATCCTAATAATAGTGGACCATTAAGCATTAATCGTATTTCCCACATTGATTTTGGGGAACAATTTATTTCTGGAGACGACAAAGTCTATCATGCGCTTTACCGTGCACAAGATGTTTCTTATGACAAAGATGGAGTGGTTGAAGCAGGCAAACATTTGCCTTCATACATTCAAGTTAAAGACAATCGTGCAACCAACGCAGGTTGGGGACTGTTTGTTAAAAGTAACGGATTTCATGAAGTTGACGGAAAAACCAACTCAGCAGGGACGTCAGAACTAACAGGAGCTATTTTAAGCCTAAGCGCAACAAAATCAATTGCAAAATCAGCTGGGAATATTGTTCCTACAGGATTGAATAAAAAGGTTGAACTAGGCAATGAGGGTGAATACCATCAACTAGTAAACGCCGCTAAAGGTGAAGGTATGGGACTAACGGACAATATGTTAGGTGACGAACTACCCGCACCACCAGCAGGTGAAAAAAATACAGCAATTACACTATCTGTACCAGGTAATACTGCTAAAGTAAAAGATGGTAAATATACGACTGAATTAACATGGCTGCTGATGAGTGAACCTTCTGCAGACGAAATGAAAAGGTAG